Proteins encoded together in one Desulfobulbaceae bacterium DB1 window:
- a CDS encoding response regulator gives MNTQQQTSILILDDEPIVSKRLKPSLEKKGYEVETFTNSMDALKRTRQRTFDIVITDLKMEGLDGMEFLGEVKKKSPDTEVIVITGFATMETAKKSFQQGVFDFLAKPFKLGEISEVIGKAEQKIMAGR, from the coding sequence ATGAATACTCAGCAACAGACAAGCATTCTGATTCTGGATGATGAACCTATTGTCAGCAAGCGTCTTAAGCCGTCCTTGGAGAAAAAGGGATATGAGGTGGAGACGTTTACCAACAGCATGGATGCCTTGAAGCGGACCCGGCAGCGGACCTTTGATATCGTCATTACGGATCTGAAAATGGAAGGACTGGATGGCATGGAGTTTCTCGGCGAGGTCAAAAAAAAATCTCCGGATACCGAGGTTATCGTCATCACCGGATTTGCCACCATGGAAACCGCCAAGAAGTCATTTCAGCAAGGCGTTTTTGATTTTCTCGCCAAACCGTTCAAGCTGGGGGAAATCAGCGAGGTTATCGGCAAGGCGGAGCAAAAAATAATGGCCGGGCGGTAA
- a CDS encoding prevent-host-death protein, translated as MTVTTISSREFNQHISEAKRAANKGPVFITDRGRPAHVLLSMKEYQQLSGSRQKIADLLAMPGIEDLELEIPQMCDLPRSAELS; from the coding sequence ATGACTGTCACAACCATATCCAGCCGTGAATTCAATCAACATATCAGCGAGGCAAAAAGAGCCGCAAATAAAGGCCCGGTGTTTATCACCGATAGAGGCCGCCCGGCTCATGTTCTCTTGAGCATGAAAGAGTATCAACAGCTTTCTGGTAGCAGGCAGAAGATTGCCGATCTTCTGGCTATGCCCGGCATCGAAGACCTTGAATTGGAAATCCCCCAGATGTGTGATCTTCCACGTTCTGCTGAGCTTTCGTAA
- a CDS encoding VapC toxin family PIN domain ribonuclease, which translates to MFILDTNVVSELRKVRLGKAAENVAKWADSVATPDLYLSVVTIQELEIGVLLAERRDAEKGAIFRTWLNSHVLPAFEGRILSVDLAVALQSARLHVPDPHPVRDGLIAATALVHGMTVVTRNVDDFKRTGVPILNPWDTD; encoded by the coding sequence ATGTTTATTCTTGACACGAATGTGGTCTCCGAGCTGAGAAAAGTCCGTCTCGGCAAGGCCGCTGAAAATGTTGCCAAGTGGGCAGATAGCGTCGCAACGCCCGACCTCTATCTTTCAGTCGTAACGATTCAGGAATTAGAGATAGGGGTGCTTCTTGCCGAACGACGCGATGCTGAAAAAGGGGCCATTTTCAGGACTTGGCTCAACAGCCATGTCCTACCGGCCTTCGAGGGCCGCATTTTGTCGGTCGACTTAGCAGTTGCTCTGCAGAGCGCGAGATTACACGTCCCGGATCCTCATCCGGTCCGGGATGGATTAATCGCGGCAACGGCCCTGGTCCACGGCATGACTGTTGTCACTCGCAATGTCGATGATTTCAAAAGGACAGGCGTCCCGATACTCAATCCATGGGACACTGATTAA
- a CDS encoding recombinase, which yields MNTTMPQDSLFNKQYQKHLKCLKLGGLQPKTIDAYARAIRRIGNYFDCRIDNLNSGQLLDYFTELLDTHSWSAVKLDLYGLKFFYSGVLNKPWEDIPLIKPPKTSRIPDILSVEQTGQLFAATKTLSYKVFFFTCYSMGLRLGEGIRLTVGDIDAGNMRVHIRDAKGNKDRLVPLPDKTLRVLREFWAMHKHPRFLFPSRKRGLKNAHLVDLPLDRGGIQTTMQTVVRQLGIKKNLMPLPASQLCHPHAGGRG from the coding sequence ATGAACACCACCATGCCACAAGATTCCCTCTTCAACAAGCAGTATCAGAAACACCTGAAATGCCTCAAACTGGGCGGTCTGCAGCCCAAGACCATCGACGCCTACGCCAGGGCGATCCGGCGTATCGGCAACTATTTCGATTGCAGGATTGACAACCTCAACTCCGGCCAGTTGCTCGACTATTTCACGGAACTCCTGGACACGCATTCCTGGAGCGCGGTCAAGCTCGACCTCTACGGCCTGAAGTTCTTCTATTCCGGGGTACTGAACAAACCCTGGGAAGATATCCCCCTGATCAAGCCTCCCAAGACATCCAGAATCCCTGACATCCTGTCCGTCGAGCAGACGGGGCAACTATTTGCCGCAACCAAAACCTTGAGCTACAAGGTCTTCTTTTTTACCTGCTACAGCATGGGCCTGCGCCTTGGCGAAGGCATTCGACTCACAGTCGGCGACATCGACGCAGGCAACATGCGGGTCCATATTCGTGATGCCAAGGGTAACAAGGACCGGCTGGTGCCGCTGCCAGACAAGACCTTGCGGGTGCTGCGGGAGTTCTGGGCCATGCACAAGCATCCCCGGTTCCTCTTCCCCAGCAGGAAAAGAGGTCTGAAAAATGCCCACCTGGTTGATTTGCCCCTGGACAGGGGCGGCATTCAAACCACCATGCAGACCGTTGTCCGGCAACTCGGCATAAAAAAAAATCTCATGCCACTCCCTGCGTCACAGCTATGCCACCCACATGCTGGAGGCCGGGGTTGA